The genomic DNA tgcgcttatccagagcgacttaacagttagtgagtgcatacatttttttcttctcatactggccccccgtgggaatcaaacccacaaccctggcgttgcaaacaccatgctctaccaactgagctacaggacatttgtgatctttaatttcagctcatgaaaccgaAACTGTAGGTGTTAGTTGCATttatcaaaactaatttcacatatAATCATAGATGTAGTCTAAACTACAGTAGTTAAAATTTTTAATTAACCTCAAAATGCTCTTGGCGCTTCTTGTGTTGATCCAGATAAAAGGAAACCTAGTTATGTATGATTCATCTCTCCTCAGCAGTCGTTCAAATACCCACATGGGTTTGAATGTTCCTGAAAAACCGAGTAGACGGTTGAGGCGCGACTTGTAGCGCGTCAAGAgtctcaaatagaaccaagttctattttaacAACTGGATACACAGACACCTGTTGACACGCACATGCAGTGTGGATGAAATGTTTGAACAACAAATTTGGCAACGCTGGCACATGTAACGTGTCCTATCTTGGGACTAAGGTTGATTAGTTACAGCTAAAAAGAAAGACCTTGAAGCTTGTGAGACTTTTTGTGTTTTTATTGACATGGTATCAAAACAGCTGATGGATCTATTTGCCCTTCTTGGCCTTGATCTTCCTCAGGTAGAACTCCAGCTCCTTGCCCTCCAACACGTAACCGTCCACCCTGCCACACTGGCCCGGCTTGGAGGCAATGCAGGCtgcaggaagggagagagagaggggagagggatacagagtgggaggagagaaagagaaagcgtgtgagaggtgagaaagaggaaggaagggagggaaatACAGGAGGAAGAACAATTATTACTAAGTCAGACAAGAGCACCAACTAGCAGTTAACAGAAATCTCATCAGAAAATTGGTTAAGGGGTTATCGTCGCTGAGGATTCAGTAGCAGAACTGGATAAGAATTCCTCATGAATAACTGGACCACAACCTTGTAACGCCGTGTTCCTCACAGCTGGCCCTGAAGACCCACAGGGTTTGTTACAGCCCAGCACCACCCAATTCAACTTATGAAGTTCGGTCAATTAGGTGTTAGCGCCGGGGAGGAACGAGAGCCTGCACACATCCTGTGAGCACCCAACACCAAGCCCAAAAGCTACAGggagtgcaggcttttgttccagccatgCACCAACACCCTAAAAAAAAATCAGCCAGTTCTGACCCACACTGAAAATCATGATTAGATCCCTCACGTGTGTTGGTGCATGTCTGGAAACAAGTCTGAGTCCCAGGATATGGATGGAAGAACAGCGCAGTAACCTGGACTGTGTATCAAGCCTTTCAGAAGAGATCCAAGTCGTTCCTGATCCTACTCTGGGACTAAACACAGCAGAGCTTGTAGACTCACCGAGGAGTTTCCCCTGCATGAACTGTTCCTCAAGGAGAGAGCTGATCTTGCAGTTCTTCTTGCGCTCGTCAAACTTCTTCTGGATCTTCTTCGACCTCTTCTTGTtaatcacctcctcctcctcgggaGTCTAACACAGGGAATAAAGACATTAGGCGATTAATGATGGGCACAAATGGCACAATTTCAAAAAAAGTTTTTTGTATTGCACTGTTGAGTCTGCAAGAAAACATTTCACTGCACTGTTTATACCTGCTGTGTGAATGAACTGATCAACTAACGATCGTTAACCCCTGGCCTGCTGATAACACGTAATTTAGCTacaaaatcaaaaaaaaaaatcccattcTCCAGTACATTTAGTGTCACTCAGTTGTCTGGTAATAAAACCCAAGGTCGTTCTCAGAGTCACTAATATCAATCACAGTCATTCAGTAGCAGAACTGGACAAAGGTATCTTCATAGAAAGACCAGAGATTCTAAAAATCAACATATTgacaacaatgtttcacacagaAAGTGAAGGGAACAGAGTAGCAGCTTCTGGACTTAGCCGTCGGTTGTTGACTGTAAGTCACAAGTAGCGTgataaagagcgtctgctaaatgactaaaatgtagtgcTCTACATTAGGGagcaatttgggacacagattgtggtcctctgtagctcagctggtagagcacggcgcttgtaacgacagggtagtgggttcgatccccgggaccacccatacacaaagatgtatgcacgcatgactgtaagtcgctttggataaaagcgtctgctaaatggcatattattattatttaatttagaTTGTTGAGTGGTTGTAGTAGATACCAGCAGAAGCTCcgaccaaaagtagtgcacatttAAGTCAGTTaatatcagtcaattgaaataaattcatcaggccctaatctatggatttcacatgactgagaatacagatatgcatccgttggtcacagatacccaaaaaatgatggaggtggcttatggtagagaaattaacattcaattctctgtcaacaaatcaggtggacattcctgcagtcagcatgccaattgcgcgctccctcaacttgagatatctgtggcattgtgttgtgacaaaactgcacattttaaagtggcctttattgtccccagcacaaggtgcacctgtgtaatgatcatgctgtttaatcagcttcttgatatgcaacacctgtcatgtggatggattatcttggcaaaggagaaatgctcaccaacagggatggaaacaaatgtgcacacgagATAAATAAGTTTTTAGTGAGTCTGGAAAATGGtcaggatttttttatttttactgttagaTCAttgaacatgggaccaacactttacatgttgcatttatatatttttttcagtatagtatgtaccaaaagtagtgcacaccaTTTGAGACTTttagtacattttagtcattttagcagacgctcttatccagagagacttacagttaagtgagtgcatacattttcagactggcccaccgtgggaaacgaacccacaaccctggcgttgcaagtgccatgctctaccaactggccccccgtgggaaacgaacccacaaccctggcgttgcaagcgccatgctctaccaactggccccccgtgggaaacgaacccacaaccctggcgttgcaagcgccatgctctaccaactggccccccgtgggaaacgaacccacaaccctggcgttgcaagcgccatgctctaccaactggccccccgtgggaaacgaacccacaaccctggcgttgcaagcgccatgctctaccaactggcccccgtgggaaacgaacccacaaccctggcgttgcaagcgccatgctctaccaactggccccccgtgggaaacgaaccctcaaccctggcgttgcaagcgccatgctctaccaactggccccccgtgggaaacgaaccctcaaccctggcgttgcaagcgccatgctctaccaactggccccccgtgggaaacgaacccacaaccctggcgttgcaagcgccatgctctaccaactgagctacacgggacagaaCATACGTACCAGCTTGGCTCCTTTCTTGCGCCccagaggagtggcgaagtgggCCTCGTACCACTGCCTGTAGGGCAGGCTGTCCACGAGGACGATGCAGTTCTTCACCAAGGTCTTGGTTCTCACCAGCTCATTGTTGGAGGCGTTGTACACCACATCAATGATCCTGGTCTTACGAGTGCAGCCTGTAGAATGAACACAAGACGTGTCAAACACCTACTTTCCCCACCTGTGCGTGTAGTGGTGAAATTACTTTAGTTATGAAACATGGTTTCAAGTACAGCctgtaaaattaaataaaaacacaGGAACATTAGTGTTTAAGTAGCTTTCAAATGGCCAAATGTACATCTGTATATCGcaaaaactacactgaacaaaaatataaacgcaacatgtaaagtgttggtcccatgtttaatgatCTAACAGTAAAAATCCCAAATGTTCAATACgcacaaagcttatttctctcattgtatgcacacatttgtttacatccctgttagtgagcatttcctcctttgccaaaataatccatccacctgacatatAGATAAGATAATAAGATACCACTTTGAAACGCCACAGACGTCTCAAGCTGAAGGCGCATGCAGTTGGCATGtttactgcaggaatgtccaccaaagatgttccaagagaatttaatgttcatttctctaccataagccgcctccaacgtcgcttTACATAatatggcagtacgtccaaccggccacaCAACCAGTGTGGGTGAAGAGGAGTAATTATGTATAATAAAggccttgagaggatctgcagagaagaatgggagaaactcccccaaatacaggtgtgccaagcttgtagcgtcatacgcaagaagactcgaggctgtaatcgctgccaatggtacttcaacaaagtactgattaaagggtctgaatagttaagtaaatatgatgttattttaaaaagatttgctaaaatttctaaacctgttttgaTCTTTTTCATTAGGGGGCATAGTGCATAGATTGAGGACAAGTTTCTGTATTAacccattttagaacaaggcggtgattgggtctgaatacttcccgaatgcactgtacgccTTGCCTGAAACAAAATATAAAAGGCTATTAGTTAACATCTACTCCAATTTGCTCACGAAACATTAATTCAAGGAAGATTGAAATGCATCGGCTATTCTCATGAAACTGATCAAAATCGCATGTTTGGCATGCAGATGCAGTTTCACTGGTCAAACGTGATTATAATTCATGACTGACAGTGCTGGACTATGGGTATGTCAAACTAACTGTTTGAGGgtataacaaaaacaaaaaaatccaatgtGTGGGCATAGGCAGATGTTGCAATTGGAGTATGCATATTTTAGAACCGGGAtcttcaaccctgttcctggagagataccatcctgtaggttctcattccaaccctaatctagcacacctgattctaataattatctGTGTATAagattagttacaactggggttggagtgaaacccTGCAGGACAGTAgtgctccaggaacagggttgagagCCTGTCGGTACAGACCTTGATTGAAGAAATGACATACATATTTTATTTGAGCTCCCTCATCTAAAAGAAACAGCAGTAAACCACTGCAAGTCAGATCTGGGTCGGTCTGCTGCATGTGTTCATCCACCTGGAAGCCAAAATGCAACCGTCCCATTACAGGGTAATAACGGCCCTTGGAGACTTCGTTCCTCTATTTTGCCACTGACCACGTTTAAACCTTTTCCATTGAGTATTCGCCTAcactgtaactcattaaaattGAACCAGATTATTTTACCACACCAGCATTGCAATCCAATGCATGCATGATTTACGCAATAAACCGATATATTGCAGCGCTGTAATCCCCCCCCACCACAGAAGGCTATATCGGTCTGCTAATAcaagactagtaaaggcccagcgcactTCTTGTGGGAAAAATATTTATCccaaaaaatatgtatttgtattttctCTCCAGGTTTTTTTAAGGCGGTGCTGCACCCAGAATTCCCTCTGCTACAGCCCCATGTTGtaaagatctgtacacaattcctggaagctgaaaacgtcccagttctttcatggcctgtatactcagacatgtcacccatttagCATGTTCGGGATGTGTACAACTGCATGTTTCAGTTCCCGCCAACAACCAGCAACtttgagtgggacaacattccacaggccacactcagccagatcaactctatgcgaaggagaagtgtcgcgctgcatgaggcaaacggtcacaccagatactgactggttctgaTCCTCGCCCTACCtttctttaaggtatctgtattcccagtcgtaaCATCCATAGATTACGGCCTAATTAATTTTGATTGACTCTTTTCCTTTATTGAACTAACTCTGGAAAATATTTACCTGTTGCGTTCATATTCTTTCAGTATAGTTTACTACATTTCAAAAGTAGCATTATTGCCAAATGCACACTTGTACGTATTAAATCAAGTGAAATTAATCAAGTTCTCAAACATTTAGTTTCATGGGCGAATCTAGCTAGTCTTTCTCAGAGTCACGAATAGCATCACAAACATTCAGTAGCAGAACTGGACATGGATATCTTCATGGAAAGACTCACTACTCCCTTACAGATTTAACTTGTGTACAGCTGATATCCATAACAGAACGACTGTGTGGAGACTTACACTCAGAGCCCCAGGAGAAGTTGCCCACGTCGACCCTCAGAGCACGGTACTTCTTGTTGCCACCACGGGTCCTCACCGTGTGAATACGGCGAGGTCCGATCTAGGACAAGAGCAGTAGAAACCAAACCAAAAGTGAATTCATTGCATTAAATGGGATACCAAAGTGGCCACACGTGTCCCATTGTTTGGCATAAGTGTGTCAGTGTAACTATGACAGTCCGGGTCATTGGCAGGTCCTTAAACTTTGAACCAAAACGGTCAAAACAGACCTACCTATGGTCAATTTCTAATCAtccacaccacaaacaatcaacCCTCGTCTTTTACTAGCTTCTGTCCACAATACCACTACACGTGGTCTGCGTGTCTTCTTTACCTTGGTGTTTGCAGGGGGACGACCCAACTCATACTTCCTCTTCTTGTGGTAGGGCTTGCGTTTGCCGCCGGTCTTGCGGCGTTTATGCCAGTTGTCCCTAGAGATACCTGGAGTCACAGAAACAGAGGCAAGACACTAGTGAGAAAGGAGCAAACTCTACAAAAAAACACACGCCAATGGAAGCCATTGTGCTTGCGAGTGTCAGTTCTCCAAGGTGGTTATCCGCACAGTAATCTCGGAAACCTATTGGTCATCATATTCACTCAAGCACACAGCTTCTCCGAGCGGAGTGCACCACTACCTAGCGGGGTACACATGTTAGCACGTCCGCCTTGGTTAGCGTGGTTGTGAGTAACCATTGGCCAACATCGACATAGTACTAACGAGAAAGAGTAGCCCGTTCAGTCACTGAACATAGTCTAGTAGATACACATTTTCTTCGTAAACATTCACCGATTTAGTCAATATAGCAAAATAGATTAATTAGTTAACGTACTAAATTGAGAAAACGGACAACACTTTTTCAAAGGCCTATTGCTAGCTTACAACTGCAACATCGCTAACTAACGAGGAAGACCTTCCAGCAAAATTTCTACCAAAACAAAATGTAACAGAGCAATGTATATTAGGTCTGAGAAGATAGACTAAACTTGGAAAATATTAATACAAGCGACAGTGCAATTTGAGAAATATTTGCAAGTCAAGTAGACTAGCCCATGAGAGCCGCCATCTTGTAACATGTCAGACatcattttacaataattcagCGGAAAAAAAATCTACGGGGGATATTGCCCTAATTTAACAACATACCCGTAGatattcaaataaaatgttacctGCCAAACCATTATTGTTATATTCCTGATGTAAAACAACTGATGGACAAGGATTCTCGCAGCGACCCGAGGATGAAAACACTTACCCATTCTCAGGCGCCGGCTAGAAAGAGGACGCGCAAAGGCTCATGGGGAAGTTTCACGGTGTCAGATATCGCGAGATTGTACGAGAACTCTCGAAATACATGCGCGCAAACTGAAACATTGACTTCCGCCATCTGTGTGTGATTTGTGCACCAACCGGGATAAACGTGAAAGCCCCCAAAATGAGTACTGCATAGATTTATACATGTAGGGAACTAAAATTGCATGTTGGAGGCTGGGAAACTGTCCACAGGGGGACGTTTCATTACTTTTGACAGTACTCACATTTTTggacctgcactgttggagtttaagaatttcactgtacacCGCGATTACATTTGtgaccctgtgcatgtgactaaacTCATCAAATGAAATAttctttgtcacatgcgccgagtacaacaggtgtagaccttaccgtgaaatgcttactgacaagcccttaaccaacaatgcagttaagaaaatagagttaagaaaatatttactaaataaactaaagtaatacttaaaaaaa from Coregonus clupeaformis isolate EN_2021a unplaced genomic scaffold, ASM2061545v1 scaf0237, whole genome shotgun sequence includes the following:
- the rps8a gene encoding 40S ribosomal protein S8, whose product is MGISRDNWHKRRKTGGKRKPYHKKRKYELGRPPANTKIGPRRIHTVRTRGGNKKYRALRVDVGNFSWGSECCTRKTRIIDVVYNASNNELVRTKTLVKNCIVLVDSLPYRQWYEAHFATPLGRKKGAKLTPEEEEVINKKRSKKIQKKFDERKKNCKISSLLEEQFMQGKLLACIASKPGQCGRVDGYVLEGKELEFYLRKIKAKKGK